A window of Thermosynechococcus sp. NK55a contains these coding sequences:
- a CDS encoding RNA polymerase sigma factor, RpoD/SigA family, producing MVALPIQPLSDRPLTTDLVRQYLQEIGRVPLLTPSQELRLAQQVQQYQALLAVREQADDPQIKRYVVAITERDRLQRQLGRPLSRAQWAARLKMSVAELQACVQAGRQAWAKAANITLTELQHIERQGQRAKTQLLQANLRLVVNIAKKYQHRGVEFLDLIQEGSLGLERAVEKFDPTKGFRFSTYAYWWIRQSITRAVASQSRTIRLPIHMVEKLNKIKRAQRRLAAQQGGMPSLADIAQELNLEVSQVREVLMAVPKSVALEQRVGADQETELQELIESTAPTPDEVIMRESLRTTLKQLLRDLSPRERQVMELRYGLGEQPALEMAEIAVLLGLSRERIRQIEHRALQKLRQPQRRQAIQDYLEEFA from the coding sequence ATGGTGGCTCTCCCCATTCAACCCTTGTCCGACCGTCCATTGACAACGGATTTAGTGCGGCAGTATTTGCAGGAAATTGGCCGTGTGCCCTTGCTCACCCCTAGCCAAGAACTGCGCCTTGCCCAACAGGTTCAGCAGTACCAAGCCCTGCTCGCAGTGCGAGAGCAGGCCGATGATCCCCAGATCAAACGCTATGTAGTGGCTATTACGGAGCGCGATCGCCTGCAGCGGCAGTTGGGGCGTCCCCTAAGCCGTGCCCAATGGGCTGCGCGACTCAAGATGAGTGTGGCTGAATTGCAAGCCTGTGTGCAGGCGGGGCGTCAAGCTTGGGCAAAGGCAGCGAATATTACGCTAACTGAACTTCAGCACATTGAGCGTCAAGGACAGCGGGCAAAAACCCAACTGCTGCAAGCCAACCTGCGCTTGGTTGTGAATATTGCCAAAAAATATCAACATCGCGGCGTGGAATTTTTAGATTTGATCCAAGAGGGGAGTTTGGGTCTAGAACGTGCCGTTGAAAAATTTGATCCGACCAAGGGATTTCGCTTTAGCACCTATGCCTATTGGTGGATTCGCCAAAGTATCACCCGTGCCGTTGCTAGCCAAAGCCGTACAATCCGCCTACCCATTCACATGGTGGAAAAGCTCAATAAAATTAAGCGTGCCCAACGGCGTCTTGCAGCTCAACAGGGAGGGATGCCCAGTCTGGCAGACATTGCCCAAGAACTGAATCTTGAGGTGTCGCAGGTACGGGAGGTGCTGATGGCCGTTCCCAAATCCGTGGCCTTAGAACAGCGGGTTGGTGCCGACCAAGAAACAGAATTGCAGGAGTTGATTGAATCCACTGCCCCTACCCCCGATGAGGTGATCATGCGCGAATCCCTACGTACCACTTTGAAGCAACTGCTGAGGGATCTATCCCCCCGTGAGCGCCAAGTGATGGAACTGCGTTATGGCCTAGGGGAACAGCCTGCCCTTGAGATGGCGGAAATTGCGGTACTGCTGGGACTGAGTCGGGAGCGGATTCGCCAAATTGAGCACCGCGCCCTGCAAAAATTGCGGCAACCCCAACGGCGGCAGGCAATTCAAGACTATCTGGAGGAGTTTGCCTAG
- the ispE gene encoding 4-(cytidine 5'-diphospho)-2-C-methyl-D-erythritol kinase yields the protein MYRLLVPAKINLFLQIIGNCLDGSGYHELVMVMQAVSLMDRIELIPRRDREIKVHCTNPAVPCDQRNLAYKAAALLQQHFPDRDGVEIFIEKRIPLGAGLAGGSTNAAAVLVGLDLLWQLGLTQAELQTLAAQLGADVPFCLQGGTALALGRGEQLTPLADLQGLTVILGKYRSLSVATPWAYQTYRQEFAATYAQTPSEQEKARQEGGSAILLQAIQQCDIAQLAANLRNDLEKVVLPRYPLVAELKEQFLATGAIASMMSGSGPTVFALAPSADEGYRIMQRVRRALPDPDLDLWVCECCPHGIQLETS from the coding sequence GTGTATCGTCTGCTGGTGCCTGCCAAAATTAATCTCTTTTTACAAATTATTGGCAACTGTTTGGATGGTAGTGGTTACCACGAGCTGGTAATGGTCATGCAGGCGGTTTCCCTTATGGATCGCATTGAACTCATCCCTCGGCGCGATCGCGAGATTAAGGTTCATTGCACAAACCCCGCTGTTCCCTGCGATCAACGCAATCTCGCCTATAAAGCCGCGGCATTGCTCCAGCAGCATTTTCCCGATCGCGATGGTGTTGAAATTTTCATTGAAAAACGGATTCCTCTGGGGGCGGGCTTGGCGGGCGGGTCAACCAATGCAGCAGCAGTACTCGTGGGCCTAGATCTGCTGTGGCAGTTGGGGCTTACGCAAGCGGAATTGCAAACCTTGGCAGCGCAATTGGGGGCCGATGTTCCCTTTTGTCTGCAGGGGGGTACCGCCTTGGCTTTAGGGCGCGGTGAACAGTTGACGCCCCTGGCGGATTTACAGGGATTAACTGTGATTCTAGGGAAGTATCGCTCCCTGAGTGTGGCTACCCCTTGGGCCTATCAAACCTATCGGCAGGAATTTGCCGCCACCTATGCCCAAACCCCCAGTGAGCAGGAAAAAGCCCGCCAAGAGGGGGGATCCGCAATCCTGTTACAGGCCATTCAGCAGTGTGATATCGCCCAGTTGGCCGCCAACCTCCGTAATGATTTAGAGAAAGTTGTGTTGCCCCGCTATCCCTTGGTGGCAGAGTTAAAGGAGCAATTCCTTGCTACGGGCGCGATCGCCAGCATGATGTCGGGGTCCGGGCCAACGGTTTTTGCCCTAGCGCCCTCTGCCGATGAGGGCTACAGAATCATGCAGCGGGTACGGCGCGCCCTCCCAGACCCCGACCTGGACCTATGGGTATGTGAGTGCTGTCCCCACGGCATTCAGTTGGAGACGTCCTAG
- a CDS encoding metal ABC transporter permease has translation MVLERMIELLQLPFMQRALWAGIFTGGMAGALGSFTILRQLSFFSDALGHSALLGISLGIILGLNPSVMLLPFAVVFALGVTYLLEHARLWTDALLNILYSGSLALAVVLLSLSDRYQGGVNNLLFGDILAVRPADLVMSGTLCTLVGIFILLTLRVQLLITVNEALAVAQGAAVRTQRLLFITLLALVVAVSIKTVGVLLISAFVVIPACGARLWSRQFSQYVVLAALVGVGSAIVGMLVSAGMNWPSGPSIVVCQLVFFLISIALNSLPGAWVHRGQKSPTS, from the coding sequence ATGGTGTTGGAACGCATGATTGAACTGTTGCAGTTGCCCTTTATGCAGCGAGCACTGTGGGCAGGGATCTTTACGGGAGGGATGGCGGGTGCCCTCGGTAGCTTTACCATCCTGCGGCAGCTGTCCTTTTTTAGTGATGCTTTGGGGCATTCGGCGCTCCTGGGAATTAGTCTAGGGATTATTCTGGGGCTGAATCCGTCGGTGATGTTGCTGCCCTTTGCGGTGGTTTTTGCCCTCGGCGTCACCTATTTGCTTGAGCATGCCCGGCTGTGGACCGATGCCCTCTTAAATATCCTCTATTCAGGATCGTTGGCGCTAGCGGTGGTGCTGCTCAGTTTGAGCGATCGCTACCAAGGGGGGGTGAATAACCTACTGTTTGGCGATATTTTGGCGGTGCGCCCAGCCGATCTGGTGATGAGTGGAACACTCTGCACCCTTGTTGGCATTTTCATCCTGCTCACGTTACGGGTGCAATTGTTAATCACGGTGAATGAGGCCTTGGCAGTGGCCCAGGGGGCGGCAGTGAGAACGCAGCGTTTGCTCTTTATTACCCTATTAGCCTTGGTGGTGGCAGTCTCCATTAAAACAGTAGGAGTCCTCCTGATCAGTGCCTTTGTCGTCATTCCCGCCTGTGGTGCCCGCCTTTGGAGTCGGCAATTTTCGCAGTACGTGGTTTTGGCAGCCCTAGTGGGGGTGGGCAGTGCCATTGTTGGCATGCTCGTGTCAGCAGGAATGAATTGGCCTTCTGGGCCGAGTATTGTTGTTTGTCAACTGGTGTTCTTTTTAATCTCAATTGCGCTTAACTCACTGCCAGGGGCGTGGGTTCATAGAGGGCAGAAATCTCCAACAAGCTGA